The Streptomyces pactum genome contains a region encoding:
- a CDS encoding FG-GAP repeat domain-containing protein, with product MSHVRPSRRRLAAAVTAVLTVTAGLICATGPAKAASPAPDSTTTLQVASEPVVPFPADQELVGVTASGYLVRDGSLSNKSWVRASDGALIKLGHDPVLSTGRGDLVALLGADEIEVRDLATDRSVFTVPRPADDVDYAGAVGEAVFTTNRDVPAGSELWMHTADGATVAVAGLPDGARNYGVTNSSSTDALVRYTTGASDRHLGLMDVTTGTVTEPDLWDATAENGDVALSPTHVAWVERDGGRTSVVVRARGTGETRRVPVGDASPSDYEIGLQGDYLTYGKKGGLTADTVDPLHALTAYNLKDGATAKLLDHVISAYASPSGALYVRGGTVAQGEGIYRVAPGPDGAAPTATLVASTGEPTELTLSRYNILPVIDLSYGTAASMVWNLSRGNAEMKVTLRHDRTGKTAEFTLGPRRSWRFSIAWTGDLDRGSLSAYNGDYTWEVSARPLNGIGPVLTRTGTFEVVRSRATPHDFNDNGSPDLLARDSSGHLWREDSHFSSEGGLNRTGTGSVLVGGGWNVYDRIEAAANLGGARTGDLVARDESGVLWLYLGKGDGTFAGRSRIGGGWNVYDKIAAGSDITADGKADLLATDKSGVLWLYRGTGNWRAPFASRTRVGGGWGIYDQLTAIGGATSGHLVARDKAGVLWLYRGMGDGTFATRTRVGGGWGAYRETVGIGDANQDGRTDLFAYANGTRYFYAGTGDWHAPFAAREVSTLFPAGKNITSVS from the coding sequence TTGTCTCACGTACGTCCGTCCAGACGACGGCTCGCGGCCGCCGTCACCGCTGTTCTCACCGTCACCGCCGGTCTGATCTGCGCGACCGGACCCGCGAAGGCCGCGTCTCCGGCGCCGGACTCCACGACGACACTCCAGGTGGCGTCCGAGCCCGTTGTTCCGTTTCCGGCCGATCAGGAGCTCGTCGGCGTCACCGCGTCCGGCTACCTGGTCAGGGACGGGTCTCTGAGCAACAAATCCTGGGTGCGGGCCTCGGACGGGGCTCTGATCAAGCTGGGTCACGACCCCGTACTGTCCACCGGGCGGGGAGACCTGGTCGCACTGCTCGGCGCCGACGAGATCGAAGTGCGGGACCTGGCCACCGACCGGTCCGTGTTCACCGTCCCCCGACCGGCCGACGATGTCGACTACGCGGGCGCCGTGGGCGAGGCCGTCTTCACCACGAACAGGGACGTACCGGCCGGTTCCGAACTGTGGATGCACACCGCGGACGGCGCGACGGTAGCGGTGGCCGGTCTCCCGGACGGCGCGCGCAACTACGGCGTCACGAACAGCTCGTCAACGGACGCTCTGGTCAGGTATACGACCGGCGCCTCGGACCGGCATCTGGGCCTGATGGACGTCACCACCGGAACCGTGACGGAGCCCGACCTCTGGGACGCGACCGCCGAGAACGGCGACGTCGCTCTCTCCCCGACCCATGTCGCCTGGGTCGAGCGCGACGGTGGACGGACCAGTGTGGTGGTCCGCGCCCGCGGTACCGGCGAGACCCGACGAGTCCCGGTGGGTGACGCCTCACCCTCGGACTACGAGATCGGCCTCCAGGGTGACTACCTGACCTACGGCAAGAAGGGCGGCCTCACCGCCGACACGGTGGATCCGCTGCACGCCCTCACCGCCTACAACCTCAAGGACGGAGCGACCGCCAAGCTCCTAGACCACGTCATCTCGGCCTACGCGTCTCCTTCCGGCGCTCTCTACGTCCGCGGCGGCACGGTCGCACAGGGCGAGGGGATCTACCGCGTCGCCCCCGGCCCGGACGGCGCCGCCCCGACCGCGACCCTCGTCGCGAGCACCGGCGAGCCGACCGAGCTCACCCTCAGCCGGTACAACATCCTCCCGGTGATCGACCTCAGCTACGGCACTGCCGCGTCCATGGTCTGGAACCTGTCGCGGGGGAACGCCGAGATGAAGGTGACCCTGCGGCACGACCGCACCGGAAAGACCGCCGAGTTCACCCTGGGGCCCCGGCGGTCATGGAGGTTCTCCATCGCCTGGACGGGCGACCTCGACCGAGGTTCCCTGAGCGCCTACAACGGCGACTACACGTGGGAGGTCTCGGCCCGGCCGCTCAACGGCATCGGCCCGGTACTGACCCGGACCGGCACCTTCGAGGTGGTCCGCTCGCGGGCCACCCCGCACGACTTCAACGACAACGGCAGCCCGGATCTCCTGGCGCGCGACTCCTCCGGTCACCTGTGGCGCGAGGACTCGCACTTCTCCAGCGAAGGCGGACTGAACCGTACGGGTACCGGCAGCGTCCTCGTCGGCGGCGGCTGGAACGTCTACGACCGGATCGAAGCAGCCGCCAACCTCGGCGGCGCCCGGACCGGCGACCTGGTCGCCCGCGACGAGAGCGGCGTGCTCTGGCTCTACCTCGGCAAGGGCGACGGCACCTTCGCCGGCCGCAGCCGGATCGGCGGCGGCTGGAACGTCTACGACAAGATCGCCGCGGGCAGCGACATCACCGCGGACGGCAAGGCCGACCTCCTGGCCACCGACAAGAGCGGCGTCCTGTGGCTCTACCGGGGCACCGGCAACTGGCGTGCCCCCTTCGCGAGCCGTACCCGGGTCGGCGGCGGCTGGGGGATCTACGACCAGCTCACCGCGATCGGCGGCGCCACGAGCGGCCACCTGGTCGCCCGTGACAAGGCCGGCGTCCTGTGGCTCTACCGAGGCATGGGCGACGGCACCTTCGCCACCCGCACCCGCGTCGGCGGCGGCTGGGGTGCCTACCGGGAAACCGTCGGTATCGGCGACGCCAACCAGGACGGGCGGACCGACCTGTTCGCCTACGCGAACGGCACGAGGTACTTCTACGCGGGCACCGGCGACTGGCATGCTCCCTTCGCCGCCCGCGAGGTCTCCACCCTGTTTCCGGCCGGGAAGAACATCACGTCGGTGTCCTGA
- a CDS encoding DUF397 domain-containing protein, which produces MTDQPTWFKSSYSDDEGAACVEVALTPTIHIRDSKTAPTGSELRVSAPAWSAFIAAVQPGA; this is translated from the coding sequence ATGACTGACCAGCCGACGTGGTTCAAGTCCAGTTACAGCGACGACGAAGGAGCCGCCTGCGTCGAGGTCGCCCTCACCCCCACCATCCACATCCGCGACTCCAAGACGGCGCCCACCGGTTCCGAACTCCGCGTCTCCGCCCCGGCCTGGTCGGCATTCATCGCCGCAGTTCAGCCCGGAGCTTGA
- a CDS encoding DUF5063 domain-containing protein — MSDATLHATNQNPDDFAVQIADQIESFLVAVTEVAKGDEPDSAVPFLLLEVSQLMLAGGRLGAHEDIVPDERYEPDPGPELDVDDLRENLARILDPIDVYSEVFDPYEPRKAPVPARISDDLTDVITDLRHGMVHYKAGRTTEALWWWQFSYFSNWGSTASATLRALQSVVAHVRLNQPLEELDGLDTDQGLGDDALETEAGRVMVQEIAGPLGLRPVT, encoded by the coding sequence ATGTCTGACGCCACGCTGCACGCGACGAACCAGAACCCCGACGACTTCGCCGTCCAGATCGCCGACCAGATCGAGAGCTTCCTGGTCGCCGTCACCGAGGTCGCCAAGGGCGACGAACCGGACTCGGCGGTGCCCTTCCTCCTCCTGGAGGTCTCCCAGCTCATGCTGGCCGGCGGCCGCCTGGGCGCCCACGAGGACATCGTCCCCGACGAGCGCTACGAGCCCGACCCGGGCCCGGAACTCGACGTGGACGACCTGCGCGAGAACCTCGCCCGCATCCTCGACCCGATCGACGTCTACTCCGAGGTCTTCGACCCCTACGAGCCGCGCAAGGCCCCGGTCCCGGCCCGTATCTCCGACGACCTCACCGACGTCATCACCGACCTGCGCCACGGCATGGTCCACTACAAGGCGGGCCGCACCACGGAGGCCCTGTGGTGGTGGCAGTTCTCCTACTTCTCCAACTGGGGCTCCACCGCCTCCGCGACGCTGCGGGCGTTGCAGTCGGTCGTCGCCCACGTCCGCCTGAACCAGCCCCTGGAGGAGCTGGACGGCCTGGACACCGACCAAGGCCTCGGCGACGACGCCCTGGAGACGGAGGCGGGCCGCGTCATGGTGCAGGAGATCGCGGGTCCGCTGGGCCTGCGGCCCGTCACCTGA
- the recR gene encoding recombination mediator RecR, translated as MYEGVVQDLIDELGRLPGVGPKSAQRIAFHILQAEPTDVRRLAQALMEVKAKVRFCATCGNVAQEEQCNICRDPRRDPAVICVVEEPKDVVAIERTREFRGQYHVLGGAISPIDGVGPDDLRIRELLARLADGTVTELILATDPNLEGEATATYLARMIKPMGLKVTRLASGLPVGGDLEYADEVTLGRAFEGRRLLDV; from the coding sequence TTGTACGAAGGCGTGGTCCAGGACCTCATCGACGAACTCGGGCGGCTGCCCGGCGTCGGTCCCAAGAGCGCGCAGCGGATCGCCTTCCACATCCTCCAGGCGGAACCGACCGACGTACGGCGGCTCGCCCAGGCCCTCATGGAAGTGAAGGCCAAGGTCCGCTTCTGCGCGACCTGCGGAAACGTCGCGCAGGAGGAGCAGTGCAACATCTGCCGCGACCCGCGCCGCGACCCGGCGGTGATCTGCGTGGTGGAGGAACCGAAGGACGTCGTGGCCATCGAGCGCACCCGCGAGTTCCGCGGGCAGTACCACGTGCTCGGCGGCGCGATCAGCCCGATCGACGGAGTCGGCCCCGACGACCTCCGCATCCGTGAACTGCTCGCCCGCCTCGCGGACGGCACCGTCACGGAACTGATCCTGGCCACGGACCCGAATCTTGAGGGCGAGGCCACGGCCACGTACCTCGCCCGCATGATCAAGCCCATGGGCCTCAAGGTCACCCGCCTGGCCAGCGGCCTCCCGGTGGGCGGCGACCTGGAATACGCGGACGAGGTGACCCTCGGCCGCGCCTTCGAGGGGAGACGACTCCTAGATGTCTGA
- a CDS encoding YbaB/EbfC family nucleoid-associated protein produces MIPGGGQPNMQQLLQQAQKMQQDLAQAQEELARTEVDGQAGGGLVKATVTGSGELRGLVIDPKAVDPEDTETLADLVVAAVQAANENAQALQQQKLGPLAQGMGGGGTGIPGLPF; encoded by the coding sequence GTGATCCCCGGTGGTGGCCAGCCCAACATGCAGCAGTTGCTTCAGCAGGCCCAGAAGATGCAGCAGGACCTCGCCCAGGCCCAGGAGGAACTGGCGAGGACCGAGGTCGACGGGCAGGCGGGCGGGGGCCTGGTGAAGGCCACCGTCACCGGCTCCGGTGAGCTGCGCGGCCTCGTGATCGACCCGAAGGCGGTGGACCCGGAGGACACCGAGACCCTGGCCGACCTGGTCGTCGCCGCGGTCCAGGCGGCCAACGAGAACGCGCAGGCCCTCCAGCAGCAGAAGCTGGGCCCGCTCGCCCAGGGCATGGGCGGCGGTGGCACCGGCATCCCCGGCCTGCCTTTCTGA
- a CDS encoding SLATT domain-containing protein, with amino-acid sequence MGQPEMQPERPPHDGRGGEDAAGPRPGDLTGRAFPLGDWALPAERLDELYRWVERGALDTAAWYLADRVRKRRGAVTLRGGAAAGAVAGAALPLLDMSGMVGGAAPWGYLALLFGVACVAGDRYFGVTAGWMRDLATAQAVQRRLQVLQFDWASESVREVLGPADGTASEAAERCLLVLRRFSEDVTELVRAETADWMVDFRTGSAPLGLQSVFGGGVRSEAGAVGVAGRFSASANGARPNMPRQRPPEPR; translated from the coding sequence GTGGGTCAGCCGGAGATGCAGCCCGAGAGGCCGCCGCACGACGGGCGGGGCGGTGAGGACGCGGCCGGGCCGCGTCCGGGTGACCTCACGGGCCGGGCGTTTCCGCTCGGGGACTGGGCGCTGCCCGCGGAGCGGCTGGACGAGTTGTACCGGTGGGTGGAGCGGGGCGCGCTGGACACGGCGGCCTGGTACCTGGCGGACCGGGTGCGGAAGCGGCGGGGCGCCGTGACGCTGCGGGGCGGGGCCGCGGCGGGGGCGGTCGCCGGGGCGGCGCTGCCGCTGCTCGACATGTCGGGAATGGTGGGCGGGGCCGCGCCCTGGGGATATCTGGCGCTGCTGTTCGGGGTGGCGTGTGTGGCCGGGGACCGGTACTTCGGGGTCACGGCCGGGTGGATGCGGGACCTCGCCACGGCGCAGGCGGTGCAGCGGCGGCTGCAGGTGCTCCAGTTCGACTGGGCGTCGGAGAGCGTGCGCGAGGTGCTGGGGCCGGCGGACGGCACGGCGAGCGAGGCGGCCGAGCGGTGCCTGCTGGTGCTGCGGCGGTTCTCGGAGGACGTGACGGAGCTGGTGCGGGCGGAGACGGCGGACTGGATGGTGGATTTCCGGACCGGGTCGGCGCCCTTGGGGTTGCAGTCGGTGTTCGGGGGCGGCGTGCGGTCGGAAGCGGGGGCGGTGGGAGTCGCGGGGCGGTTCTCGGCGTCGGCGAACGGTGCCCGGCCCAACATGCCTCGCCAGCGGCCGCCGGAGCCACGGTGA
- a CDS encoding serine/threonine-protein kinase yields MEKLGGGGPTEGPPGAQHRGSIGAYRLLGRLGAGGMGHVYLARSDRGRTVAVKVVREELAAQEEFRERFRQEVESARRVGGYWTAPVLDADTEAAVPWVATGYVAGPSLQQVVGHDHGALPERSVRTLAAGLAHALQDIHAAGIVHRDLKPSNVLVTIDGPRVIDFGIARALQTVTDGGLTRTGALVGSPGFMAPEQVRGDRVTPACDVFCLGSVLAYAATGQLPFGTANSGVHALMFRIAQEEPDLDGVPEGIADLVRDCLKKDPAARPALAEVLERTGAQDTVAEGRSRDPWLPSALVAQLGRHAVRLLDTETPEAPEAPEAPEAPEAPEAPEAPETPGVPGAAGGAGGAGGAGGAEGVALQPDAPKPDTSQPDTPKPDSPDADPSQAASSAPPEGPPPPRAPGGGAPLDHLPTLVAGQGPPTPPPAYGHPQHPQQPHHPQQGQQPPVHGYAPAAYSVPPGYHPYGGGLGPTPPYGPPPSYGPPHEPPRRDRSTALLIVVALIVALGAGGSVYALMSGDDGSDRAGDDPTNTATAGASRNPGPGADGSTPTTGVEQPTTSPTVQDGTIPTAYLGTWATTIDNASGVHTRELTIQQGEVGDTVLSLVADGPAGNGTYHCVFEADLSNAPDSDGPLSLGPSTVTVGPSSTCTPGEPTQVTVLPNGALERTNTSTGETLTYRRQ; encoded by the coding sequence ATGGAGAAGCTCGGAGGCGGGGGCCCGACGGAGGGCCCTCCAGGCGCTCAGCACCGGGGGAGTATCGGTGCCTACCGGCTGCTGGGGCGGCTCGGCGCGGGAGGTATGGGCCACGTCTATCTGGCCCGCTCGGACCGCGGTCGCACGGTCGCCGTCAAGGTGGTGCGCGAGGAGCTGGCGGCGCAGGAGGAGTTCCGGGAGCGGTTCCGGCAGGAGGTCGAGTCCGCGCGGCGGGTCGGCGGGTACTGGACGGCGCCCGTGCTGGACGCCGACACCGAGGCCGCCGTGCCGTGGGTCGCCACCGGGTACGTCGCCGGCCCCAGCCTCCAGCAGGTCGTCGGCCACGACCACGGCGCCCTGCCGGAGCGCTCGGTACGGACCCTGGCGGCCGGGCTCGCCCACGCGCTCCAGGACATCCACGCCGCCGGGATCGTGCACCGCGACCTCAAGCCGTCCAACGTGCTCGTCACCATCGACGGCCCCCGGGTCATCGACTTCGGCATCGCGCGGGCCCTGCAGACGGTGACCGACGGCGGTCTCACCCGCACCGGCGCGCTCGTCGGTTCGCCCGGTTTCATGGCGCCCGAGCAGGTGCGCGGCGACCGCGTCACGCCCGCGTGCGACGTCTTCTGCCTCGGTTCCGTCCTCGCCTACGCCGCCACCGGCCAACTGCCCTTCGGTACCGCCAACAGCGGCGTGCACGCCCTGATGTTCCGCATCGCGCAGGAGGAACCCGACCTGGACGGCGTGCCCGAGGGCATCGCCGACCTCGTGCGCGACTGCCTGAAGAAGGACCCCGCCGCACGTCCCGCGCTCGCCGAGGTCCTGGAGCGCACGGGCGCGCAGGACACGGTCGCCGAGGGCCGCTCCCGCGACCCCTGGCTGCCCAGCGCGCTGGTGGCCCAGCTCGGTCGGCACGCGGTACGGCTGCTGGACACGGAGACTCCGGAGGCCCCGGAGGCCCCGGAGGCCCCGGAGGCCCCGGAGGCCCCGGAGGCCCCGGAGGCCCCGGAGACGCCGGGAGTGCCGGGAGCGGCCGGAGGGGCGGGAGGGGCCGGAGGGGCGGGAGGGGCCGAGGGCGTCGCCCTGCAGCCGGACGCCCCGAAGCCGGACACCTCACAGCCGGACACCCCGAAGCCGGACAGCCCCGACGCGGATCCGAGCCAGGCCGCGTCCTCCGCGCCGCCGGAGGGTCCGCCGCCACCGCGCGCGCCGGGCGGCGGCGCCCCGCTGGACCACCTGCCCACACTGGTCGCGGGTCAGGGCCCTCCGACACCCCCGCCCGCCTACGGCCACCCTCAGCACCCCCAGCAGCCCCACCACCCTCAGCAGGGTCAGCAGCCGCCCGTCCACGGTTACGCCCCGGCCGCCTACAGCGTGCCGCCCGGCTACCACCCGTACGGCGGCGGCCTGGGCCCGACCCCGCCCTACGGGCCCCCGCCGTCGTACGGCCCGCCGCACGAACCGCCCCGGAGAGACCGCTCCACCGCGCTGCTGATCGTGGTCGCGCTGATCGTGGCGCTGGGCGCCGGAGGCTCGGTCTACGCCCTGATGAGCGGGGACGACGGCAGCGACCGGGCCGGCGACGACCCCACGAACACGGCGACGGCCGGCGCGTCCCGGAACCCGGGCCCCGGTGCGGACGGCTCGACGCCGACGACCGGCGTCGAGCAGCCGACCACCTCTCCGACGGTGCAGGACGGCACGATCCCGACGGCGTACCTGGGCACGTGGGCCACGACCATCGACAACGCCTCCGGCGTCCACACCAGGGAGCTGACCATCCAGCAGGGCGAGGTGGGCGACACGGTCCTGTCCCTCGTCGCCGACGGCCCCGCCGGCAACGGCACCTACCACTGCGTCTTCGAGGCCGACCTCTCCAACGCCCCGGACTCCGACGGCCCCCTGAGCCTCGGACCCTCCACGGTCACGGTGGGCCCGTCCAGCACCTGCACCCCGGGCGAACCGACCCAGGTCACCGTGCTGCCGAACGGCGCCCTGGAACGCACCAACACGAGCACCGGCGAGACGCTGACGTACCGACGCCAGTAG
- a CDS encoding MarR family winged helix-turn-helix transcriptional regulator produces the protein MSGRDRQDLLSRAALGVFRLNGQFLAVAEELARPAGLTAAWWQVLGAVLREPLPVSGVARAMGITRQSVQRVADLLVERGLAEYRPNPAHRRAKLLAPTEAGLAAVSRVDPGHAAFAGRLAKAYGSEAELADAVAALERLSEVLGGLGGASGADGPAVTEP, from the coding sequence GTGAGCGGCCGGGACCGGCAGGACCTGCTCAGCCGCGCCGCGCTCGGTGTCTTCCGGCTCAACGGCCAGTTCCTCGCGGTCGCCGAGGAACTGGCGCGCCCCGCCGGACTCACCGCCGCCTGGTGGCAGGTGCTCGGCGCGGTGCTGCGCGAGCCGCTGCCCGTCTCCGGCGTCGCACGGGCGATGGGCATCACCCGGCAGAGCGTGCAGCGCGTCGCCGACCTGCTGGTGGAGCGCGGCCTCGCCGAGTACCGCCCCAACCCGGCCCACCGACGCGCCAAGCTCCTCGCACCGACCGAGGCGGGTCTCGCCGCCGTCTCCCGCGTCGACCCCGGGCACGCCGCGTTCGCCGGCCGGCTGGCGAAGGCGTACGGGTCGGAGGCCGAGCTGGCGGATGCGGTCGCGGCCCTCGAACGCCTGTCGGAGGTGCTGGGCGGGCTCGGCGGAGCGTCCGGCGCGGACGGCCCGGCCGTTACGGAACCGTAG
- a CDS encoding type 1 glutamine amidotransferase family protein: MNGTRKPVHLAVYDTLADWETGHATAHLARAGYPVRTVGPTTAPVTSIGGLRVQPDLALADLRPEDSSLLILPGADLWTGTAAAAAAGSDDLAPFARTARAFLDAGVPVAAICGATAGLAREGLLDDRAHTSAVSFYLAATGYAGGERYVDADAVTDGNLITAGPTEPVAFAREILGLLGAYQGEVLDAWYRLFHDSDPQAYAVLEKAGAA, translated from the coding sequence ATGAACGGCACCCGCAAGCCCGTCCATCTCGCCGTGTACGACACCCTGGCCGACTGGGAGACCGGTCACGCGACGGCCCACCTCGCCCGCGCCGGGTACCCGGTCCGCACCGTCGGCCCCACCACCGCCCCCGTCACGAGCATCGGCGGCCTGCGCGTCCAGCCCGACCTGGCCCTCGCCGACCTGCGCCCCGAGGACAGCTCGCTCCTGATCCTCCCGGGCGCCGACCTCTGGACCGGTACAGCAGCCGCTGCCGCGGCGGGCTCGGACGACCTCGCCCCCTTCGCCCGCACCGCCCGCGCCTTCCTGGACGCCGGCGTGCCGGTCGCCGCCATCTGCGGCGCCACCGCCGGGCTGGCCCGCGAGGGCCTGCTCGACGACCGCGCGCACACCAGTGCCGTCTCCTTCTACCTGGCGGCCACCGGCTACGCGGGCGGCGAGCGGTACGTGGACGCCGACGCGGTCACCGACGGCAATCTGATCACCGCGGGTCCCACCGAACCGGTCGCCTTCGCCCGCGAGATCCTCGGGCTGCTCGGCGCGTACCAGGGCGAGGTGCTGGATGCCTGGTACCGGCTGTTCCACGACTCCGACCCGCAGGCGTACGCCGTACTGGAGAAGGCGGGCGCCGCGTGA